AAACACCTGTGCTATCAATCAATCCTTTAATCGTTGCTCCGCCTTTACCAATAATAGTTCGAATCTTGTCTTCAGCAACTTTCATAGTAGTAATTCGAGGTGCATGTTGAGATAATTCTTCTCTATGCTCTGCTAATGCATTATTCATGACACCAAGAATGTGCAGGCGGCCAGCTAAAGCTTGATCCAGAGCTTGCTCCATAATTTCACTGGTTATCCCGTGGATTTTAATGTCCATTTGTAATGCGGTAATTCCCTGTTCTGTTCCAGCAACTTTGAAATCCATATCACCTAAATGGTCTTCATCACCTAATATATCCGTTAATACAGCGTACCGGTCTCCCTCTTTGATCAAACCCATTGCTACCCCAGCAACAGGGGCTTTCAATGGAACGCCTGCATCCATCAATGCAAGGCTGGTACCACACACTGTTGCCATTGAGCTGGAGCCGTTAGATTCAGTGATTTCAGAGACCACTCTTAATACATAAGGAAATTCGTTTGCCTCTGGTAATACCGCCATAATCGCCCGTTTGGCCAAGCGACCATGTCCAATTTCTCTACGTTTGGGGCTGCCAACCATACCCGTCTCACCTACGGAATAGGGAGGGAAATTGTAATGCAGCATAAAGCGATCTTTTGTCTCTCCAATAATATTATCGAGCATTTGTGCATCACGTTCATTACCTAAAGTAGCAACAACAATCGCTTGTGTTTCGCCGCGAGTAAATAAAACAGAGCCATGTGTTCTTTCCAAAAGTTTTGTACGAATCGCAATAGGACGAACTGTCTTATGATCGCGTCCATCAATTCGCGGCTCACCATCAAGGATTCGATTGCGCACTGTCGCACGTTCGATTTCAACAAACATAGAACCAATAACATCTGCCTTTAACTCATCATTTTCAGCTTGCAAGGCTGCGATTGTTTGATCTTTTAATTCACCCAAACGTTGGTAGCGCTCTTGTTTGTCTCTAATCAAGTATGCTGCCTCAACCTCATGCTTAACCATATCAGCAACTCGTTGTTGCAAATGACTATCCACTTCTGGAGGGGTCCATTCCCAACGGGGCTTACCACCTTGCGCTGCCAGTTCTTCGATTGCCTTGATTACACTTTTCATCATTTCATGACCGAACATAATCGCGCCACGCATAATGTCTTCGCTTAATTCTTTTGCTTCTGACTCTACCATCAAAATAGCATCTTTAGTTCCGGCAACAACTAAATCCAGTCTGGATTGCTCTAAGTCTTTGCGACTCGGATTCAATAGGTAAATACCGTCCTTATAACCAACACGTGCAGCGCCAATTGGCCCATTAAAAGGGACGCCAGAAAGTGCTAACGCTGCAGAAGAGGCAACCATTGCCACAATATCTGCGGAAACTTCAGGATTTAAAGAAAGAACTGTCGCGATAACTTGGACTTCGTTACAAAAACCATCTGGGAATAAAGGTCGAATGGGGCGATCGATCAATCGTGAAATTAATGTCTCATTATCAGAAGGCCTACCTTCACGTTTGTTAAATCCGCCGGGGATTTTACCCACTGCATAAAATTTTTCTTGATAGTTTACGGTCAGCGGGAAAAAATCATTTCCTTCCGCACCTTCTTTTTTACCAACTACCGTAGCTAATACTTGGGTGCCATTCATACTGGCTAATACTGCTCCATCAGCTTGTCGTGCTATTTCACCAGTTTCCAATATAAGAGTGTGGTCACCAAATGCTATTTCTTTTGTAAACTTAGCCACGTAATCTTCCTCATTTAGTAATTATAACGAAAAAAAGGCGCAGAAAATTGCGCCTTTATTTAAAGTATTTTTTATAAAGTACATTTCTAAAGAAATGTGTTTGCTCATCAATCAATAAGAATCTCTCAGTTCCAGACTTTGGATTAAGGTTTGATAGCGAGCTTCATCGTTTCGCTTTAAATATTTTAACAACTTGCGACGCTTATTAACGAGTTCTTGTAGTCCACGACGCGAATGGAAATCTTTTTTGTGCTCTTTAAAATGGTCAGTTAAATATTTAATACGGCTTGTAATGATAGAAACCTGAACTTCGGGCGAACCAGTATCTTTATCGGAACGCTTGTATTCTTTAACAATTGCTGCTTTATCCGCGCTGCTTAGCGACATTATACACTCCCGGAACTACTAAGTATTCATTTAAAGGCGAACATTCTACCAAGGCATGTCCTACGAAACAAGTACTGAAAATTATTTTTGTGCAAAAAATTTCATATTTAGCTGCGATTGCTTCTTTTATCACATAATCACGACTAAAAAGAAAGCAATCGTTTCGCTTTAATATCACCTTGTGTATTGCGTTCACCTAACCCAATAAATTGTGCATTCTTGTCATAAAGACGTACACAATCAGCTACTTCAACATCTATTTTATTTAGTACTGTTCTGCCTTGACGGATAGTAACTACCTCGTCATCCAAAAGAGTAACTTGCTCTAAATGATTCACTGCTCTATCCATAGGAATTAAGCAATTCATTCTTTCGGACACAGACATTGCCTCTAATGCATCGAGCGAATACATGGGCATATTATCCAAACCTGATGTATAAACTCTATGCAACCGAGTCACATGAGCTCCTACACCTAAAACATCACCTATATCCTCAACTAAGTTACGAATATATGTTCCTTTGCTACAAGTCACTGTTAAGGAGAAGTGAACTCCATCAAAAGCAGTAAGCTGTAAATTGCTAATCAGGATCTCTCGTGCTTTCCGCTCAATATTAATCCCTTCTCGAGCCAAACGATAAAGAGGGGTCCCATTGTGTTTTAAAGCGGAAAACATCGAAGGAATCTGCTTTATATGACCAGTATGTTGCTCCAATACATCCAATAATTGCGCCTCAGAAATAGTAAATCCATCCACACGCGCAGTTACTTCTCCTGTAGCATCAGCAGTATTCGTTTTAACACCAAGCAGACCCGTAGTTTGGTAACATTTATCTGCATCAAGTAAAAACTGACATACCTTCGTCGCTTCACCGAAACAAAGGGGTAACATACCAGTAGCTAATGGATCTAAACTTCCCGTATGTCCTGCTTTTTGCGCCCCTAGCAGTCTTTTTGCTTTCTGTAAGGCTGTATTAGAGGTCATTCCTTCCGGTTTGTTCAGCAATAAAATTCCATCTATTGCTAAAGATTTATTCGCTTTCATTATCTTCTGAAGTCGGAGGATTTACTTCATCAATGAGTCGACTTAAACGTTGCCCGTACTCTATTGATTCATCATATACAAAATGCAATTGAGGAACTGTACGTAATGTAATACTTCGTGCTAAAGCGCTGCGCAAATAACTTGCAGCAGCATTTAAAATGGCTGTAACCGTTTTTTTATCATCATTAAGCACGGTAAAATATACTTTGGCATGCCCTAAATCAGCAGCCACTTTGACTGCTGATATAGTCACAAATCCGGTTAAGCGCGGATCTTTTACTTCCATAGGTATTATCTGAGCTAGCTTACGCTGAATCATCTCAGCGACACGATCTGTACGTTTAAAATTATGACCCATCTTTATAAATCACGCTTAATTTCTACGGTTTCATATACTTCTATTAGGTCGCCTGGTTTTACATCATTGTAATTTTTGACGCCAATACCACATTCAAACCCTTGACGGACTTCAACCACATCATCTTTAAATCTTCTCAGTGATTCCAAAGTCCCCTCATAGATGACCACATTAGCTCGTAGTACACGAATAGGATTGTTGCGCTTAATAACACCTTCAACAACCATACAACCTGCAATTGCACCAATTTTTGGTGATTTAAACACATCACGAACTTCAGCAACACCAATAATTTCTTCTTTAAATTGTGGCGCAAGCATGCCCGTTAAAGCACCCTTGATCTGATCAACGATATCGTAAATAACGCTATAATAATGTAAGGACACTGATTCATGCTCTGCCAATTTCTTCGCGCTGCTATCGGCTCTGACATTAAAACCAACTAGAATCGCATTAGAGGCTATAGCCAAATGCACATCCGATTCAGTGATACCACCTACGCCACTTGAAATAACTTCAACTTTAACTTCATCAGTAGATAATTTCACTAAAGCATCTGAAATTGCTTCAAGCGAACCTTGAACATCCGCTTTAAGCACTACATTTAGAACCTTAGATTCTCCGGCAGCCATATTTTCCATGATGCCTTCAATTGTTGATTTTTGGCGTCTGGCAAGTTTTACATCACGGAATTTACCTTGACGGAATAAAGCCACTTCTCTTGCTTTTTTCTCGTCGGGAACAACAACCGCTTCATCTCCAGCATGAGGAATTGCTGATAAACCAAGAACTTCAACTGGAATTGATGGACCAGCATCATCAACCATATCCCCATTATCACCAACAAGAGCCCGCACTCGACCATACTGAAAACCAGCAAGCAAAATATCCCCTTTGTGTAAGGTTCCACTTTGTACCAGCACTGTTGCTACGGGTCCTCTACCTTTATCCAGGCGTGATTCAATCACTACGCCTTTAGCGGCACCATCAGTAACCGCAGTCAGTTCTAAAACTTCAGATTGCAATAATATTGCGTCAAGTAACTCATCAATACCCATACCTGATTTGGCTGAGATGTTGATAAACATCGTATCACCACCCCATGCTTCTGGAATTACTTCATGCACTGATAATTCATTCATGACACGGTCAGGATCAGCATCTGGTTTATCCATTTTATTAATGGCAACGATGATCGGTACCTTGGCCGCTTTCGCATGTTGAATCGCTTCTATTGTTTGTGGCTTAACGCCATCATCGGCAGCTACAATCAATATAACGATATCGGTGACTTTTGCTCCCCGAGCTCTCATTGCCGTAAATGCAGCATGGCCTGGGGTATCCAAGAAAGTAATATCCCCTTTAGGTGTGCTCACATGGTAAGCACCAATATGTTGGGTAATACCACCTGCTTCACCAATGGCAACTTTAGTCCGACGAATATAATCCAGTAAAGACGTTTTACCATGATCCACATGGCCCATAATTGTCACTACTGGGGCTCTGGATTCAGTACGACTACCCTTAGTAATCGACTCTCCTAGACCGACTTCAATTGCATCCTCTTTAATTACATGCGCCTTATGTCCATCTCTTCAACAACAATCACTGCTGTTTCTTGATCAATAACCTGGTTTATGGTTGCCATTGCCCCAAGGGACATCATGATCTTAATGACTTCGGCAGCTTTTACAGACATTCTTTTGGCCAGCTCAGCTACAGTAATGGTTTCTGGGATTAATACTTCCCTTACTACAGGTGCTGTAGGCAATGCAAAGCCATGTTTTAATGACTCTTCGGCCTCTCTCAGTTTATCTGATTTCTCGATACCTTTACGCTTTTTAAATTTACTACGTCCGCTGCGTCTATGACCTTCTTGATCTTCATCATCACGTTCATAAGCTGCTTGATATTTTGGTTTTTTCTTAACTTTTCTGAAGTCTGATGCGTCCGACTCGGGGACTTGATCAATATGCTTCTTTTTAGATGGCTTTTCTAATCTATGCTCTTCTTTGACTGATATCGCTTCAATATCTTCAGGAACATTTGTATTTTCCACAGATTCTGTAGCCAAAGTGTCCAAGAGATCTTCTGTATTTTCTTCCTGTGGTTTTTCTTCTGACTCAATTTCTTCCTGCATCTGCACAGGAATCTCCGTAGCATCAACAGCTTGTTCAACTGCCTCAGCAGGAGTTTCAGATAAAACCTCTGGCGCAACTTCAGCTGGATGCTGTTCATCAGCGATTTGATTTTCTTCAGGCAAAACCTCGGGTTCTTCAGCCTCATGCTGCTCTACGATAGGAGCTCGCTTTACAAATACTTTTTTCTTACGAACTTCAACATTTACAGTTTTTCCACTATGAGCATCATGGCCAACCGTGACTTGTGATAAACTTTTTCGTCGTAAAGTAATTCTTTCAGGTGAAGCATTCACGTCACGCAGCGAAGCCCTCTTCAAATGATTGAGTAGGATTCGCTTTTGCTCTTCATTCACAGTCTGTTGGTCATCGGTAAAAGATAACCCTGCTTCCTGTAACTGGTTCAATAAGCGTTCAACCGGAATACCAACGACTTGAGCTAATTGTTTAACCGTCACATCCGCCATATTTTGATCCCCTTTCAGCAGTTCTATTCATCTTCAAGGACAGAGCTGCATAATTGCACTACATTAATTTATAATAAATCCATAGTCTTATAAAAACCATGGTTCTCTGGCCTTCATAATTAAAGCTCCGGCCTTTTCTTCTGTTATCCCATCAATTTCTAACAACTCATCTACAGATTGCTCCGCTAAATCTTCCATAGAGGTAATTCCCTTCGCAGCTAATTTATTAGCTAGCTCTTCAGTCATGCCTTCCATTGAGAGTAGTGATTCGTCAGGTGAACCAGATAGCTCTTTACCCGATGAAAGAGCCATAGTGAGTAATTTATCGTTTGCTCGATTTCTTAGTTCTTCAACAATTTCTTCATCGAATTCATCAATTGCAAGCAACTCTTCCTTGGGAACATAAGCGATTTCCTCAAGCGAAGAAAAGCCATGTGCTACTAATAATGTAGCAATTTCTTCATCAATTTCCAGTGCAGTTGTAAATAACTTCACTATTTTACTCGACTCTTCCAAATTCTTATTTTCAAATTCGTCCGTAGTCATTACATTCAGAGTCCATCCTGTTAATTGGCTTGCCAATCGAACGTTTTGACCATTACGACCAATTGCCTGAGATAACTGATCTTTTTCTACAGCTAAATCCATTGTATGTGTGTCTTCATCAACAACAATTGAAGAAATCTCCGCTGGAGCCATCGCATTAATGACTAATTGAGCAGGATTGTCATCCCACAAAATAATGTCTACACGCTCACCACCGAGTTCACTAGAAACAGCTTGAACGCGTGCCCCTCGCATACCAACACAAGCGCCTACAGGGTCAATCCGACCGTCGTTAGTTTTTACTGCAATCTTAGCTCGGTTTCCTGGATCACGCGCAGCCGCTTTAACCTCAATAACGTTCTCACCAATTTCGGGTACTTCAATTCGGAAGAGCTCAATAAGCATTTCATTACGAGTACGGCTTACAAACAACTGAGGACCACGCGCTTGTGGGGTTATTTCATAGAGATAAGCACGAACTCTATCATTCGGACGGAACATTTCATGAGGAAGCATCTCCGTACGTGGTAAAAAGGCTTCTGCTTTACCACCTAAGTCGATGATAATATTATCTCGTGTTACTTTTTTAACAGTACCATAAATCAACTGACCTAACTTGCTTCTAAATTGGTCAATAACGAGCTCACGTTCAGCTTCTCTAACTTTTTGCATAATCACTTGGCGGGCTGCCTGAGCTTCAATTCTACCAAATTCAATCGAGGGGATCGATTCTTCGATACGGTCCCCAATCTTTGCTGCCGGATTACGTTCTTTTGCTTGTTCGAGAGTTAATTGGCGGTCTGTGTGTTCTAACTCATCATCATTCACTACATCCCAATATCGAAACGTTTCATAGTCACCAGTTCGGGGATCTAGTTTAATTCGTACGCCTATATCTAAACCAAAGATCTTGCGAGTTGCAGACTCCAATGCGGCCTGAATGGCAAGTATAATTACATCTTTACTTACACCTCTTTCGTTTGATAACGCCTCTGCAACTAGTAACAATTCTTTGCTCATTGTTCGCCTCTCTATACTGTCAAACTTGCTTTCACAATATTTGAAAAAAGTAATTCTTGATCTTCGCTATTTACATTAAGTACCAAAGAACTCTCAGATACTGAGACAATAGTACCTGTAAATTTACGCTTACCATCAACTGGTTTAAAAGTTTTTACTTGTATTTCATTCCCTATGTAACGTTGATATTGCCAACTTTTAAATAGAGGTCTTGGAATGCCAGGTGATGATACCTCCAAGCTGTAGTTCCCAGGAATTGGATCTTCAACATCAAGCAAAGCACTAACTTGATGACTCACCGCTTCACAGTCATCAATTCCTATTCCATCCGCCTTATCAATGTATATACGCAATAAAGAATGTCTACCTTGCGAAAGATATTCACATCCCCAAAGTTCATAGCCCATATCATTGATTGCAGGCTCTAATATGTGTTCCAATTCATCTTGTATCATAGTATTAACAAACCAAAAAGGGTACATGCCTAATACAAATACAATATAGTAACCTAAGTTCAGGTAAGGACTTAACTCTAGAAAGTGATTGTTGATAAAACTATGTTTCCGAGTACGGCCTTGACTTTACTGGGCTACTACTATTTTTTTAGTGCAGTTACAAATTATACATAATAAAAAACCCCATAAATGGGGTTCTAAATAAGTGGTAGCGGGGGCAGGATTTGAACCTACGACCTTCGGGTTATGAGCCCGACGAGCTACCAGGCTGCTCCACCCCGCGTCAACTGATGGCAAGTATACTGAGAGTCGCTACTCTTAGCAAGTACTTTCGTACAGATTACAAATAAATATTGTTCTGCATTACAAAAAACGAGGTTTTTCTAATGCAGAAGCGGATTATTTACATTTTAGGAACCAAAAGCATTGATACACGCGACAATTAATGCGCCTGGAAAAAGACCTAAATAAAGAAGTGATAAACAATTTAAAGAAAATACTAAAGTATTTCCCTTATTCATAATAACTGGTTCAACCTGTGTTGGTTTGTCAAAATACATGATTTTAACAATTCGTAAATAATAATAAGCGCCAATTACCGTAAAGAATAAACCCACTACGGCAATCCAGGTCATTTGTGCATCGACCAATGCTTTAAGTACGAGTAATTTAGCAAAAAAACCAACAGTTGGAGGAACTCCTGCTAAAGAAAACATAATGATTAACATCATAAATGCTAACCATGGACTTCTTTTGTTGAGACCTCTCAAATCGTCAACATTATCAATTTCCATTCCTTGACTGGACATTAAAACAATCAAGCCAAAAGATGCTGCGGAAGTTATTGCATAAATCAAAATATAATAAAGCGCGGCAGAATAACCTGAGGCAGTCGCAGCTAAAATACCAAACAAAGCATATCCCATATGTGATATGGCTGAATAGG
This sequence is a window from Legionella cherrii. Protein-coding genes within it:
- the pnp gene encoding polyribonucleotide nucleotidyltransferase, producing the protein MAKFTKEIAFGDHTLILETGEIARQADGAVLASMNGTQVLATVVGKKEGAEGNDFFPLTVNYQEKFYAVGKIPGGFNKREGRPSDNETLISRLIDRPIRPLFPDGFCNEVQVIATVLSLNPEVSADIVAMVASSAALALSGVPFNGPIGAARVGYKDGIYLLNPSRKDLEQSRLDLVVAGTKDAILMVESEAKELSEDIMRGAIMFGHEMMKSVIKAIEELAAQGGKPRWEWTPPEVDSHLQQRVADMVKHEVEAAYLIRDKQERYQRLGELKDQTIAALQAENDELKADVIGSMFVEIERATVRNRILDGEPRIDGRDHKTVRPIAIRTKLLERTHGSVLFTRGETQAIVVATLGNERDAQMLDNIIGETKDRFMLHYNFPPYSVGETGMVGSPKRREIGHGRLAKRAIMAVLPEANEFPYVLRVVSEITESNGSSSMATVCGTSLALMDAGVPLKAPVAGVAMGLIKEGDRYAVLTDILGDEDHLGDMDFKVAGTEQGITALQMDIKIHGITSEIMEQALDQALAGRLHILGVMNNALAEHREELSQHAPRITTMKVAEDKIRTIIGKGGATIKGLIDSTGVSIDIDDTGVVQLFSPDMNALEEAQKQIKALIAEIEVGQTYQGKVSKIVDFGAFINLLPGKDGLLHISQICSDRSQKVESVLQEGQEIEVFVAGIDKQGRVKLEWKDKPQAEGATDAPVTPAAAEHLEEVHQDAPSVSDRAGEEE
- the rbfA gene encoding 30S ribosome-binding factor RbfA translates to MGHNFKRTDRVAEMIQRKLAQIIPMEVKDPRLTGFVTISAVKVAADLGHAKVYFTVLNDDKKTVTAILNAAASYLRSALARSITLRTVPQLHFVYDESIEYGQRLSRLIDEVNPPTSEDNESE
- the rimP gene encoding ribosome maturation factor RimP — protein: MIQDELEHILEPAINDMGYELWGCEYLSQGRHSLLRIYIDKADGIGIDDCEAVSHQVSALLDVEDPIPGNYSLEVSSPGIPRPLFKSWQYQRYIGNEIQVKTFKPVDGKRKFTGTIVSVSESSLVLNVNSEDQELLFSNIVKASLTV
- the truB gene encoding tRNA pseudouridine(55) synthase TruB, which encodes MKANKSLAIDGILLLNKPEGMTSNTALQKAKRLLGAQKAGHTGSLDPLATGMLPLCFGEATKVCQFLLDADKCYQTTGLLGVKTNTADATGEVTARVDGFTISEAQLLDVLEQHTGHIKQIPSMFSALKHNGTPLYRLAREGINIERKAREILISNLQLTAFDGVHFSLTVTCSKGTYIRNLVEDIGDVLGVGAHVTRLHRVYTSGLDNMPMYSLDALEAMSVSERMNCLIPMDRAVNHLEQVTLLDDEVVTIRQGRTVLNKIDVEVADCVRLYDKNAQFIGLGERNTQGDIKAKRLLSF
- the rpsO gene encoding 30S ribosomal protein S15; protein product: MSLSSADKAAIVKEYKRSDKDTGSPEVQVSIITSRIKYLTDHFKEHKKDFHSRRGLQELVNKRRKLLKYLKRNDEARYQTLIQSLELRDSY
- the nusA gene encoding transcription termination factor NusA produces the protein MSKELLLVAEALSNERGVSKDVIILAIQAALESATRKIFGLDIGVRIKLDPRTGDYETFRYWDVVNDDELEHTDRQLTLEQAKERNPAAKIGDRIEESIPSIEFGRIEAQAARQVIMQKVREAERELVIDQFRSKLGQLIYGTVKKVTRDNIIIDLGGKAEAFLPRTEMLPHEMFRPNDRVRAYLYEITPQARGPQLFVSRTRNEMLIELFRIEVPEIGENVIEVKAAARDPGNRAKIAVKTNDGRIDPVGACVGMRGARVQAVSSELGGERVDIILWDDNPAQLVINAMAPAEISSIVVDEDTHTMDLAVEKDQLSQAIGRNGQNVRLASQLTGWTLNVMTTDEFENKNLEESSKIVKLFTTALEIDEEIATLLVAHGFSSLEEIAYVPKEELLAIDEFDEEIVEELRNRANDKLLTMALSSGKELSGSPDESLLSMEGMTEELANKLAAKGITSMEDLAEQSVDELLEIDGITEEKAGALIMKAREPWFL